GTATTGATCGACTCGTCGGGCATTCCGGTTGCCTGGCGCGGCGCCGAATTGCCCGACCAGGCGACCCTGGCACGTTACCTGCGCTTTTTCGTGACGTCCTCAGAGGTCTTTGGTGCCCACTTCAACGACGAGTGGCAAAGCGTGTTGCTGGAGTATGCCGGACGGGCCCTGCTGCTCTCGCCGCTCAGCAACGGGCACGCACTGGCCATCACCTTGCGTGACGCCGGAGCGGCAACCGTGGCCAAATTCGTGATCAAGGGTCAACGTGCGCAGTTCGATACCGCGCTGAGCTGAACTCCCAGTGACAGCGGCCCCCACAGAACGTTCTGTGGGGGCCGCTGTCTGATCTGTTCTGGCGACGCTGGCCTCGCCAGTCCTCGGAGACAATTCTCAAAGCGTGGGCCAGCCTTGGCCCACGCTTTGAGGATTGTCAGTGTACCGGCTCAGGCTTTGAGGACGTTGTGGGGCCACTCGGCGCGTTCACGGACGATCTCGCGAAAACGGGTGACACCCGCACGCAGCTGGCCCAGCGCCCGCGCAAATACCGTACGGAAGTCGCTTTCGTTGGCGAGCAGCACTTCGACAGACGCCTGAGTGTCATTGTTGGCGACGAACACCTTGACGAGCTTCACGCGGGTATTGACTTCCGAGGCCACCTCAAGCGCGCGCCGACGATCCGCGTCGCTCTTGATGCCGTAGAAGTTCGGGTAAAGCAGGATGAACGAAAGCGTGTCGTCCTCATTGACGCGCAAGAAGTAGTGTCCACCCTCGACTCGGAAGTACAGGTCTCCTTCAGAATCGACGGTTGCGGTGTAGCCTTCCTCGGTCAGGATGGCTGCATACTTTTCCACCAGTGGAGAAGAAGGCTGCGTCATGTTGAAAACACTCTACCCAATTTTCTAAAGCTTTGTATAAGAGTCATATCTCATTGACTCATCAAAGCATCACTATAGCCGCCCCTGTCTTCACAGCCTCAATCTACACAGCGCATCAATATGCAAGCAGAGTATATTGATGCGCATACCGCCCGGCGAAGGAGCTCCACCAGTTGAATAATGGAGCATTTTCAGGCTGAACGCGTGCGTGACGAACCAGCCGTAAGTCCCGCTTCACGGGCACTCAACCGAAGTAGCCCAGTAATTCGATCAACAGGTGAGGATAGTCGTCTGGTTTCAAACCACGCTTTTCCAGACGCACCGAGGGCGGAAACGGCACCACCTCGGTCTTGTGAGGGAAATTGCGCAGCCCGGCCGCGTCGTAATCGAGCGCCTTGTACGCGAACGTGACCTGCAGGTGGGTCATGCTGTCCCCGATCGAAAGTACCCGG
The Deinococcus peraridilitoris DSM 19664 genome window above contains:
- a CDS encoding T3SS (YopN, CesT) and YbjN peptide-binding chaperone 1, which produces MTQPSSPLVEKYAAILTEEGYTATVDSEGDLYFRVEGGHYFLRVNEDDTLSFILLYPNFYGIKSDADRRRALEVASEVNTRVKLVKVFVANNDTQASVEVLLANESDFRTVFARALGQLRAGVTRFREIVRERAEWPHNVLKA